A single genomic interval of Malania oleifera isolate guangnan ecotype guangnan chromosome 13, ASM2987363v1, whole genome shotgun sequence harbors:
- the LOC131146077 gene encoding RING-H2 finger protein ATL47-like isoform X2 codes for MKRSSSSPIYQSNRNPDASGSLALQRQLQQLFRLHDSGLDQASIDALPVFFYKDIMGLKEPFDCAVCLCEFSEDDKLRLLPLCSHAFHTYCIDTWLLSNSTCPLCRGTLFSSALPLANPLFSSDSTEIPNGLPSESDGENGFSCTMKPGGVTEEVSGQKKVFPVRLGKFRSVNDRGDSVERGQGESSSCNLDARRCFSLGSFRYVVGDSNLRVALSEGMSDGRDAKLVKGGGQNASSAGDSDHVESCRKISSSKGPSSSRH; via the exons ATGAAGAGGTCATCTTCCTCGCCTATCTATCAATCTAACAGAAATCCAGATGCGTCTGGGTCTCTTGCTCTTCAGAGACAGCTTCAACAACTCTTTCGTTTGCACGACTCTGGTCTAGACCAAGCTTCCATTGATGCGCTACCTGTCTTCTTCTACAAAGACATAATGGGTTTGAAGGAACCATTTGATTGTGCTGTGTGTCTTTGTGAATTTTCTGAAGATGACAAACTGAGGCTGCTTCCCTTGTGTAGTCATGCTTTTCACACATACTGTATAGATACATGGCTCCTTTCAAACTCTACATGCCCTCTTTGCAGGGGAACCCTTTTCAGCTCTGCCCTTCCCCTGGCGAACCCACTATTTAGTTCTGACTCAACAGAAATTCCAAATGGGTTACCCAGTGAGAGTGATGGAGAAAATGGGTTCTCTTGCACTATGAAGCCGGGGGGTGTTACGGAAGAGGTTTCTGGTCAGAAGAAAGTTTTTCCTGTGAGGCTTGGCAAATTCAGAAGTGTAAATGATAGAGGAGACAGTGTGGAAAGGGGACAAGGAGAGTCCAGTAGCTGTAATTTGGATGCAAGGAGATGTTTTTCTTTGGGCTCTTTTCGGTATGTGGTTGGTGATTCAAACCTACGAGTTGCTTTATCTGAGGGAATGAGTGATGGTAGAGATGCAAAGCTTGTCAAAGGGGGAGGACAAAATGCTAGTTCTGCAGGTGATAGTGATCATGTGGAGAGCTGCAGGAAGATTAGCAGTTCTAAAG gtccttcgagtagccgacactag
- the LOC131146077 gene encoding RING-H2 finger protein ATL46-like isoform X1 gives MEPAPSSLSSYLIRISPVFILIVIILAVIFFISGLLHLLARFLMKRSSSSPIYQSNRNPDASGSLALQRQLQQLFRLHDSGLDQASIDALPVFFYKDIMGLKEPFDCAVCLCEFSEDDKLRLLPLCSHAFHTYCIDTWLLSNSTCPLCRGTLFSSALPLANPLFSSDSTEIPNGLPSESDGENGFSCTMKPGGVTEEVSGQKKVFPVRLGKFRSVNDRGDSVERGQGESSSCNLDARRCFSLGSFRYVVGDSNLRVALSEGMSDGRDAKLVKGGGQNASSAGDSDHVESCRKISSSKGESFSISKVWLWPKKSKLQSSLDADMRASSLNVSLPLNDKTQIV, from the coding sequence ATGGAACCCGCTCCATCATCACTATCTTCTTATCTTATCAGAATCAGTCCAGTTTTtattttgattgtaataattCTAGCTGTTATCTTTTTCATTTCTGGTCTTCTCCATCTTCTTGCGAGATTTCTCATGAAGAGGTCATCTTCCTCGCCTATCTATCAATCTAACAGAAATCCAGATGCGTCTGGGTCTCTTGCTCTTCAGAGACAGCTTCAACAACTCTTTCGTTTGCACGACTCTGGTCTAGACCAAGCTTCCATTGATGCGCTACCTGTCTTCTTCTACAAAGACATAATGGGTTTGAAGGAACCATTTGATTGTGCTGTGTGTCTTTGTGAATTTTCTGAAGATGACAAACTGAGGCTGCTTCCCTTGTGTAGTCATGCTTTTCACACATACTGTATAGATACATGGCTCCTTTCAAACTCTACATGCCCTCTTTGCAGGGGAACCCTTTTCAGCTCTGCCCTTCCCCTGGCGAACCCACTATTTAGTTCTGACTCAACAGAAATTCCAAATGGGTTACCCAGTGAGAGTGATGGAGAAAATGGGTTCTCTTGCACTATGAAGCCGGGGGGTGTTACGGAAGAGGTTTCTGGTCAGAAGAAAGTTTTTCCTGTGAGGCTTGGCAAATTCAGAAGTGTAAATGATAGAGGAGACAGTGTGGAAAGGGGACAAGGAGAGTCCAGTAGCTGTAATTTGGATGCAAGGAGATGTTTTTCTTTGGGCTCTTTTCGGTATGTGGTTGGTGATTCAAACCTACGAGTTGCTTTATCTGAGGGAATGAGTGATGGTAGAGATGCAAAGCTTGTCAAAGGGGGAGGACAAAATGCTAGTTCTGCAGGTGATAGTGATCATGTGGAGAGCTGCAGGAAGATTAGCAGTTCTAAAGGTGAGAGCTTCTCTATCTCCAAGGTCTGGCTTTGGCCAAAGAAAAGCAAATTACAAAGTTCTTTAGATGCTGACATGAGAGCTTCTTCTCTTAATGTAAGCTTGCCATTGAATGACAAAACTCAAATTGTTTAA